The following are encoded in a window of Apteryx mantelli isolate bAptMan1 chromosome 17, bAptMan1.hap1, whole genome shotgun sequence genomic DNA:
- the LOC106497618 gene encoding E1A-binding protein p400-like isoform X2: MDLLLPAALKAQWAIAHFLIPGISKSYLDFRKIAPTERSEDHYQKVAIRLHRVVQSFILRWSKIHIEKQLKRKYEHVLTCTLSNQQKPVYKDILFQRRALCMLPAVVAAPPYLYVANPPHSYSNEMKVFKFNLKEQIFPYFRLLQQIARSHFLQFPDTELVQHDSGKMDALAVGLWKLKAGGHRVLILMQMIPTFHILELFHFLTYITVNASGAQSYLLSEIDKNLQPRQAILLCYSFFPHSFHRLISGNSVEETPLKKGID; the protein is encoded by the exons ATGGACTTGCTTCTGCCTGCTGCCTTAAAAGCtcagtgggccattgcacatttCCTGATTCCAGGGATTTCCAAATCTTACCTGGATTTTAGGAAGATAGCTCCTACAGAAAGGAGTGAGGATCACTACCAGAAAGTGGCAATAAGACTGCACAGA GTAGTGCAGTCCTTTATCTTGCGATGGTCCAAAATTCATATTGAGAAGCAGTTAAAAAGGAAATACGAGCATGTGCTGACATGTACTCTTTCTAATCAGCAGAAGCCTGTGTATAAAGACATCCTGTTTCAACGCAG AGCTCTGTGCATGCTGCCAGCTGTAGTTGCTGCTCCTCCATATTTGTATGTAGCAAATCCTCCTCATTCATATAGCAATGAAATGAAGGTCTTCAAGTTTAATCTAAAAGAACAGATATTTCCCTACTTCCGTCTGCTGCAGCAGATAGCAAGGTCTCATTTTCTACAGTTTCCAGACACCGAGCTGGTGCAACATGATTCAG GAAAGATGGACGCTCTGGCTGTCGGTCTTTGGAAGCTGAAAGCAGGAGGACATCGTGTGTTGATTTTGATGCAGATGATTCCAACGTTTCATATACTagagcttttccattttctcacATACATAACAGTTAATGCGAGTGGTGCTCAAAGTTATCTATTATCTG AAATTGATAAAAACCTTCAACCAAGACAAGCGATTCTTCTGTGCTATTCTTTCTTTCCACACTCCTTCCACAG gcTGATAAGTGGTAATTCTGTGGAAGAGACGCCATTGAAGAAAG GCATTGACTGA
- the LOC106497618 gene encoding E1A-binding protein p400-like isoform X1 gives MDLLLPAALKAQWAIAHFLIPGISKSYLDFRKIAPTERSEDHYQKVAIRLHRVVQSFILRWSKIHIEKQLKRKYEHVLTCTLSNQQKPVYKDILFQRRALCMLPAVVAAPPYLYVANPPHSYSNEMKVFKFNLKEQIFPYFRLLQQIARSHFLQFPDTELVQHDSGKMDALAVGLWKLKAGGHRVLILMQMIPTFHILELFHFLTYITVNASGAQSYLLSGVSHANADTVVFYDTDLNLLIDAKAKEWCDRTERDKDIHVYRLISGNSVEETPLKKGID, from the exons ATGGACTTGCTTCTGCCTGCTGCCTTAAAAGCtcagtgggccattgcacatttCCTGATTCCAGGGATTTCCAAATCTTACCTGGATTTTAGGAAGATAGCTCCTACAGAAAGGAGTGAGGATCACTACCAGAAAGTGGCAATAAGACTGCACAGA GTAGTGCAGTCCTTTATCTTGCGATGGTCCAAAATTCATATTGAGAAGCAGTTAAAAAGGAAATACGAGCATGTGCTGACATGTACTCTTTCTAATCAGCAGAAGCCTGTGTATAAAGACATCCTGTTTCAACGCAG AGCTCTGTGCATGCTGCCAGCTGTAGTTGCTGCTCCTCCATATTTGTATGTAGCAAATCCTCCTCATTCATATAGCAATGAAATGAAGGTCTTCAAGTTTAATCTAAAAGAACAGATATTTCCCTACTTCCGTCTGCTGCAGCAGATAGCAAGGTCTCATTTTCTACAGTTTCCAGACACCGAGCTGGTGCAACATGATTCAG GAAAGATGGACGCTCTGGCTGTCGGTCTTTGGAAGCTGAAAGCAGGAGGACATCGTGTGTTGATTTTGATGCAGATGATTCCAACGTTTCATATACTagagcttttccattttctcacATACATAACAGTTAATGCGAGTGGTGCTCAAAGTTATCTATTATCTG GTGTCAGCCATGCAAATGCAGATACTGTTGTGTTCTATGATACTGATTTAAATCTACTGATAGATGCAAAAGCTAAAGAATGGTGTGATAGGACTGAGAGAGACAAAGATATCCATGTATACAG gcTGATAAGTGGTAATTCTGTGGAAGAGACGCCATTGAAGAAAG GCATTGACTGA
- the LOC106497618 gene encoding E1A-binding protein p400-like isoform X3, whose amino-acid sequence MDLLLPAALKAQWAIAHFLIPGISKSYLDFRKIAPTERSEDHYQKVAIRLHRVVQSFILRWSKIHIEKQLKRKYEHVLTCTLSNQQKPVYKDILFQRRALCMLPAVVAAPPYLYVANPPHSYSNEMKVFKFNLKEQIFPYFRLLQQIARSHFLQFPDTELVQHDSGKMDALAVGLWKLKAGGHRVLILMQMIPTFHILELFHFLTYITVNASGAQSYLLSEIDKNLQPRQAILLCYSFFPHSFHRCQPCKCRYCCVL is encoded by the exons ATGGACTTGCTTCTGCCTGCTGCCTTAAAAGCtcagtgggccattgcacatttCCTGATTCCAGGGATTTCCAAATCTTACCTGGATTTTAGGAAGATAGCTCCTACAGAAAGGAGTGAGGATCACTACCAGAAAGTGGCAATAAGACTGCACAGA GTAGTGCAGTCCTTTATCTTGCGATGGTCCAAAATTCATATTGAGAAGCAGTTAAAAAGGAAATACGAGCATGTGCTGACATGTACTCTTTCTAATCAGCAGAAGCCTGTGTATAAAGACATCCTGTTTCAACGCAG AGCTCTGTGCATGCTGCCAGCTGTAGTTGCTGCTCCTCCATATTTGTATGTAGCAAATCCTCCTCATTCATATAGCAATGAAATGAAGGTCTTCAAGTTTAATCTAAAAGAACAGATATTTCCCTACTTCCGTCTGCTGCAGCAGATAGCAAGGTCTCATTTTCTACAGTTTCCAGACACCGAGCTGGTGCAACATGATTCAG GAAAGATGGACGCTCTGGCTGTCGGTCTTTGGAAGCTGAAAGCAGGAGGACATCGTGTGTTGATTTTGATGCAGATGATTCCAACGTTTCATATACTagagcttttccattttctcacATACATAACAGTTAATGCGAGTGGTGCTCAAAGTTATCTATTATCTG AAATTGATAAAAACCTTCAACCAAGACAAGCGATTCTTCTGTGCTATTCTTTCTTTCCACACTCCTTCCACAGGTGTCAGCCATGCAAATGCAGATACTGTTGTGTTCTATGA
- the PUS1 gene encoding pseudouridylate synthase 1 homolog, protein MAEELRAAVASQPKRLTSSSEEPEKLEENGHQPKRLKRDVDEEDAEDQNKKSPKRKIVLLMAYSGKGYHGMQRNVGSSQFKTIEDDLVSALVQSGCIPENHGENMKKMSFQRCARTDKGVSAAGQIVSLKVRLIDDILEKINNHLPSHIRILGLKRVTGGFNSKNKCDARTYSYMLPTFAFAHKDHDVQEEAYRLNKETLEKVNKLLACYKGTHNFHNFTSQKGPKDPSAKRYIMEMYCGEPFVRENIEFAVIRVKGQSFMMHQIRKMIGLVIAIVKGYAAESIIERSWGEEKVDVPKAPGLGLVLERVHFEKYNRRFGNDGLHEPLEWREEEEKIAVFKEQYIYPTIINTEREEKSMMNWLNTLPIHDFNSSAAGMQANNKNSKNSSDFEGSDGCDDDSE, encoded by the exons ATGGCTGAAGAGTTGAGGGCAGCGGTTGCCAGCCAGCCAAAGAGACTGACAAGCAGCAGTGAGGAGCCTGAAAAGCTAGAAGAAAATGGACACCAACCCAAAAGGTTGAAGAGAGATGTGGATGAGGAGGATGCAGAGGATCAGAATAAAAAATCACCGAAAAGGAAGATTGTGCTATTGATGGCATATTCAGGGAAAGGCTACCATGGGATGCAA aGAAATGTTGGATCTTCGCAGTTCAAGACAATTGAAGATGACTTAGTATCTGCCCTCGTTCAGTCAGGCTGCATCCCAGAAAACCATGgggaaaatatgaagaaaatgtcttttcagCGATGTGCTCGAACAGATAAG GGTGTATCTGCAGCTGGACAGATTGTGTCACTAAAGGTCAGGCTAATAGATGACATCCTAGAAAAGATCAATAACCATCTTCCTTCTCACATCAGAATTCTGG ggCTGAAGAGAGTCACTGGGGGATTCAACTCCAAGAACAAATGCGATGCCAGAACCTACTCTTACATGCTGCCAACATTTGCCTTTGCCCATAAAGACCATGATGTGCAAGAGGAGGCTTATCGACTGAACAAAGAAACCCTTGAAAAAGTCAACAAACTGCTTGCTTGTTACAAAGGAACCCACAACTTCCACAACTTTACGTCTCAGAAGGGACCCAAGGACCCCAGTGCCAAGCGATACATAATGGAAATGTACTGTGGAGAGCCATTTGTGAGGGAAAACATAGAATTTGCAGTGATCAGAGTGAAAGGTCAGAGTTTCATGATGCACCAAATAAGGAAGATGATTGGGCTGGTGATAGCTATTGTGAAAGGTTATGCTGCTGAGTCTATCATAGAGCGCagctggggagaggagaaagtagATGTCCCCAAAGCTCCAGGACTTGGGCTGGTCTTGGAAAGAGTACACTTTGAAAAATACAACAGACGTTTTGGAAATGATGGGCTGCATGAGCCACTGGagtggagagaggaagaggagaagattGCTGTTTTCAAAGAGCAGTATATCTATCCTACTATTATCAACacagaaagggaggagaaatCCATGATGAACTGGCTGAACACCCTTCCCATTCATGACTTCAACTCTTCTGCAGCTGGGATGCAAGCTAACAACAAAAATTCAAAG AACAGCAGTGATTTCGAAGGCAGTGATGGTTGTGATGATGATTCTGAGTAA